AAAATATGTGGTCTGAGAATCCAAACATGACCaaagttctgtttaacccttagCGAAATATgtagtattaatttacccaagataTGTGATCTAAAGAACCAaacatgaccaaggttctatttaatacttaatgaaatatgtagtattaatttacccaaggtatgtggtccgaggaacccgTCATgaccgaggttctgtttaatacttaatgaAATATGtgatattaatttacccaaggtatgtggtccgaaaAACCAGGCTTGACCaatgttctgtttaatacttaatgaaatatgtaatattaatttatccaaggtatgtggtccaaggaaccaagcatgaccaaggttctgtttaatacttaatgaAATATGtggtattaatttacccaaggtatgtggtctgagaaaccaggcatgaccaagattCTATTTAACATTTAACGAAATatggaatattaatttacccgaGGTATGTGATATGAGAAACCAAACATGACCGAGATTTTATTTAACACTTAAcagagtattaatttacccaaggtatgtggtccgagaaacCAGGCATGAcctaggttctatttaatacttaacGAAATAtggagtattaatttacccaaggtatgtatTCCGAGGAACCAAGCATgaccgaggttctgtttaatacttaatgaAATATGtggtattaatttacctaagatatgtggtccgaggaaccaggcatgaccgagcttctgtttaatacttaatgaAATATGTACTACCGGAAAGCAACACACATAGTTAAAGAAACGAAAAAGGGCCAGATTtccttttcattaataatagtacttTTGCatgttatttacattccacagGTGTGGTACAACATTTCCATCTAAGTCTTCTAAAAAGTAAGCCCCTATACTAGCCACTGAGGTGATGCGATAGGGCCATTCCTAATTTGGTCTAAGCTGTCCCCAAGATGGGTTCTTTGCAGTTCCTACTACTTTCCTTAACACCAAGTCAACCAGTATCAGTGGTCTCTCCTTCACACTTGTATCATACCTTTGTTTAAGCTTTTGTTGATAATGTGCCAATTGTACTGTGGCAGCTTCTCTTTGCTCACCTATTAGATCTAAGCTTTTCTCCAACAGCCGATCATTATTGTTCGGATTGAATAAGCTTGTCCTTAATGTTGGAAACTCAGTCTCTAAAGGAATTACTACCTCAGACCCATATGTCATTGAAAAAGGTGTTTCTTCGGTTGACCAACGAGGAGTAGTCCGATATGTCCAAAGAGCGTGCGTTAATTCTTCCACCCACCTTCCTTGTGCTTCATCTAACCTCTTCTTGAGCCCATTCACTATGACTTTATTGACTGCTTCAGCTTGTCCATTTCCTTGTGGATAAGCTGGAGTTGAATATCAGTTCCTGATGTCTAACTCACAACAGTAAATCCTAGAagttttattatcaaattaaagcTCATTATCCGAGATGAGAGTATGGGGGATGCCAAACCgagtaactatgtttttccaaacaaacttcTTGGCATCTACATCTCTGATATTAGATGATGGCTCAACTTCCACCCGCTTTGCAAAGTAATCCCATGTTTGATTTCCTGTGGCCTTAGGAAATGGTCCTACAATATCTTGGCCCCATTAAGTAAATGGCCAGGGGCTGGACAAAGGATTGAGTACACCTCCAGGTTGATGAATGTTTGGAGTAAATCTCTGACACTGGTCACACTTTTTTGCATATTCTTGGGCATCTCTCTATATATTCGGCCACCAATACCCCTGAGTAAAAGCTCTGTGGGATAAGGATTTGCCCCCAGTGTGACTTTTGCATATCCCTTCACGTAATTCTTCTAGAAGCAATTCCACTACCTAAAGGTGAACACAAAGCAAATAAGGTTTAGAGAAAGAATGTTTGTACAGCTTCTACCCTTCAGACAACCAAAagtgaggagctttcctcctTATCTTCTCTACCTTCCCCCTATCAAGAGGTAAGGCACCATCCTTAAGGAATAAGACCAACTGATCCATCCAACAAGGTCCGACCCTGATCTGGTGAACCAGAACTTTCTCCTTCTGGTCCTCAGCAGGCTTATGTAAATCTTCAACAAGTATTACTCGAGGTAGATATGTGCCAGAAGAGGTCACAAGGGTTGCTAAAGAGTCAGCATATGTATTCCTACATCTAGGAATTTGTTGTATGGTGAAGAACTCAAAATCTGATTACAAGCACTGAGCTCGACCTAAATACCCTTGCATTCTTAAATCCTTGGCCTCTAATTCTCCTCTTACTTGCCCCACGATGAGCTGGGAATCTGAGAACACTTCGACAAATTTTCCTGccatttttaaaaccatagcTAGCCCTATCAGTAGAACTTCATACTCAGTTTCATTGTTCGTGGCTGAGAAGCCTAATCTTAAAGATTTTTCAATAGTGATTCCATCCGGGGACACTATTACTAGCCTCACCCCAGATCCCTTTTGATTTGCTGCTCCATCAATGTACAACATCTAGGGTGTAAGCCGCTGTGGAGAAATTGTCTAAGCTAGCTTTCCCTCTAATCTATGCTCTTCAACCTCTGCCCTCATTGGAGGCTTAGTCAACTTAGCCACTAAATCTACAAGAACTTTTCCTTTAACTGAAGTACGTGACATGTACATTATATCAAAGGCCCCCAAGATTGTCCCCCATTTGGCAACTCTCCCCGTATAATCAACTTTTTGCAATAAAGACTGCAAGGGGAGTTGACTTAGAACTACAATGGTGGGTGTCTGAAAGTAATgggtgttaggacatatgtgtttcacatgttaagaacagaTGTCATGAttctatgtaattggcttatcctttgacaaaacgcactttacttgtatttgggtagatttaggatgatttaaatacttcaagaaaccttgtttcaagataaagtattaaaactttcaagtctgttcaagaaaacaagttcagagtgcaaaattaTTAAAGCTCAACAGTTGGCTCGAcaactgcatctatcgagcttaaggaagttgTTTTTTATTCGGTGTGCttgacacctgctcgacacctactatctgtcgagatttaagattgtcagaattccaatatgattttcttgggattcatgaatgtgtctttgggctttcttttttcctaaccctagacatataaaaggattagtttaagggccgtcaaagtgttcacaagttgcacaagttttgagcaaactctgttcaagcaaattgtgaccggagacgaagttcttaccctagttcatttctttctcttgaagaagttactgtgtatgtgcaccataaggttttgtgaccaagcatcttcttgatctttatcgtgtagatgaactgaagaactttacaaccaacatccttcttagttggtgattgaagtcgtgcattgggatccgcgcaattggttagtcatgtacttaaGAGTCATGCATCtaaaaggggaactgtcactacagaacaagtccaattgggtattggggtaagggttcaactgtaggttaataaggtacttggattcctttacttgtaactgcttgttgtgataatagtagagtttcaggagtggtgacttgaaaatcacccagtgggggttttgtcgttaggttttccccattcgtaaacaaatcatcgtgttatttattttctgctgcataattattttattggtgatttgtttatactaccacgcgtttgcatgataaattgattaattaataacttggctaattaattaattaatttctatcacaatgggtcactcagtttgtggcctatcaataGGGAAGCTTCCTCATAGTGTGCACCACTAccaagatggccttttccaAAAGCAAGTAGCAAATTTCAACTTCGTGCAGAGATTTACTCGCATAATAAACTGACCTCTGTACTCCTTCCTCCACTCTCACTAGTACTAAGCTGACTGCATGTGAAGCCATAACAATATAAGCAAAGAGGACTTCTTCCCTTTTGAGTCTCGACATAATGGATGGCCAAGAAAGATAATCCCTCAGCTGTTGGAAGGCAAGAGCACACTCCTCATTCCATTCGAACCCCTTCTATTTGTGCAACAGCTAGAAAAATGGCCTACATCTATTTGTTGACCTAGATATAAATCTGTTAAAGGCAGCCATCATCCCTGTTAGTTTTTTCACTTCCTTCGGATTCTAAGGTGGTTGTAGATCATTAATCACTTTGATTTAATCAAGATTAACCTCAATTCCATGATGCGTGACCATATAACCCAAAAACTTGCCCGGGTTaacaccaaaagaacacttaGAAGCATTAAGGCATAACTTGTGCCTCCTCAACACTTTAAAAATATCTCCTTGTCCTTCAAATGCTCAGCGACCACCCTGCTCTTCAAaaccatatcatcaatataaacCTCAATATTCTTGCCTAGTTGGGACTCAaacattcttgtcatcatcctttgataggtagaTCCAACATTCTTCAATTtgaaaggcatcaccttataatgataattcccaATAGGTGTAAGAAAAGCAATCTTCTCCTGGTCGGCCAAAGCTAGTGGAATTTGTTGGTACCCctgaaaggcatccaaaaagctcatctGAGAATGTTCAATGGTAGCATTTACTAATTGGTCTATTTAGGGCATTGGGGAGGGATTCTTAAGGCAAGCTTTGTTTAGATCTGTGAAATCTACACACACCTTCCActtcccactcttcttcttcacaactattgtattggccaaccattatGGGTAAAAAGACTTCCTTTATAACCCTTGCACGCTTGAGCTTCGTTACCTCTTCTTTAATAGCCTCGGCGTGTTCCTTGGATGAGTGCCAAGGTAGTTGCTTCTTTGAGACAACATTTGGATTGACATTAAGGTGACGACATATAAAATTAGGGTCCACTCCAAGAGCTTCATAAGCGCTCCAAGAAAAGATATCCATGTTTTCGAGTAAGAAAGGCAGTAGCTCTTCCTTTTCTTGAAGAGGCAGTTGTACCCTTACTTGAAAAAACTTCTCTATGTCAGTACATATCATCACCCTTTCCAACCCCTCATATTTGGCTTCCTCACCCACAACGCATGAGGGAGTTTCCACATTCATTGGTTACTACAAAGCCCTATCCGAGGACATTAAAGGTTCGCCCCCGGATTGGTGCCTGATAGCAGTGACCAAGCATTACCGTGCCACGGCCTGGCTCCCAACAAGTTCTTCAAATTGCTCCCCAGAGGGGTACTTCACCTTTAGATGCAAAGTTGAAGACGCAGCCTTCATGGCATGAAGCCATGGTCTCGCCAAAATGGCTGTATAAGGTGAATATGCCTCCACCACAATGAAATTCACTTCCACTACTCTAGAACCCATCTGAATAGGCAACTTAACCATACCCTTAAGGACAACCATCTTCCTATCGAATCCCACCAAGGGTGAATTGTAACTGTCCAGATCCTCTGGCTTAACCCCTAATCCCTTGTATAGATTAGGGTACATGATCTCTGCCCCACTACCCTGATCTACTAAaactctcttcacatcatagCCCCCAATTTGAATCGTTACTACCAACGCATCATTGTGGGGTTGATGAGTTCCAGCCTTATCTTCATCCAATAAACTAAGAGTTGGTCGGGCTTGCGTCCTCCCTCGCTTAGCCTTAGGGGTGAGAATTTCTCTGTGCAAGTTTGATACAGACATCACCTCAGATTGATATATACTTGTTCGACCTGGAGCTGCCATAATCACATTGATTGTCCCCAAGGCTGGCTGCAGATAGTTCTCCCGATGAGGGGTTGGCCCGATCTTTCCCCCTTGTGCAAATGACTAAGACAAGAACTGCTTTAATTTCTCAGCCTTGACCAACTGCTCTAGAAAATCCCGTAAGGTTTTGCAGTCTTCAATAGTGTGCACACGATCTTAATGATACTGACAATGCAAACTTTGATTGCATTGAGATGGATGTCCTCCCATTTTATTCGAACATTTAAAGTATAgatcattctttattttttctagtATCTGATGCACAGGCTCCCTAAAAACTGTATTAACTACTTGCATGGTGGATTGTCCTCCAAACCCTAGAAAATCCCTTCTCACCGTACTACTGTTGTACCTATCCACCTTGTAATCTCTTCGGTCAGGAGTATTCACTTTGGCCCCTTACTGTTGGTCTTCCTCGACTCGCTTGTACTCATCAATACGATCCATCAACTGGCACATGCTGCATGCAGGCTTTCTAGTTAAAGACTTCCTCAGCTCATGGTCCGTAGGGAGTCCGAACTTGAACATCCTTATGGCCACATCTTTGAAATCTCCATCTATCTCATTAAACATCTCCCAATACCCTTGaggtaaattaattaattaattatccaagttaattaattaatccaaCTTAACATGCAATCACGtagtagcataaacaaatcaccaaataacgtagtagcataaacaaatcaccaaataaactaagtgcagcaaaaattaaatttgatacggtgatttgtttatgaatggggaaaacctctaaGGTAAAACCCTACCGgatgatttttaggtcaccactatCAAGAATCctctattatcaaaacaagtggttacaagtaaaaagaatctcagtacctaataccaacttacagttgaacccttaccccaatacccaattggacttgtaatgtagcgACAATCTCTCCGTTTAATGCACGAATcacagtacgtgactaacactccaacttgagaaagatgttggctacaaagtacTTCAATTCATCAACATGAAGATCAAAAGCTTcttagtcacaaaaccctagGCTTACAAATGCAGCAGTTTTcacaagagaaagatgaacttaGAGCAAtatgtctccggtcacaatatgcataTGTGCTTGGAATGACTTGGGCAACCTTGAGACGACtctaaaataatccttatatatgtctagggttgtgagaaaagaaaccctacacaaatactcaaGGATATGCGTGTAATCATATTTGGAAATCCtgatttcataattctcgacagatactGTTGCTGTCAAGCTTCTATCGAGCTTCAAAACTAAATCTCGATAGATTGGATTCTGTTAAGCTTTAATAAGCAGCAcatcttcacttgtttcttggtcagacttttatggcttcaatactagacttgaacatcggttccttgaagtactaaaccatcctaaatctacccaaatacaaataaagtgttttttgtcaaagaattagcaaATTACAACAAAAACTATCCTAACAAGTGCGAGGAACAAAATGGATCACATAAGATCTGTCTCGCTCATGTAGAGATGTTCCCTGCTTCACCAAAAGATTGGCATGCAcatgaatttggttttctcCATATATGGCTAGGATAGACTTGCCATTGTCGACCTAGAAGAGACCTGTAATCCAAAACCAATTCAACTTCCCTTTATTATTGTACATGACTAGATATACAATTGTGAATGTAACTATTGTGACTTAAATAACTCCTAAGTGTAGAATTGTCACGAAGTAATAACTCGGTAAATCCGAGGTCAAAACTACTGGAAAAagggaattgattagcaaatcacaaaagaataaaactaaaataataaagtttaatcGAAGAGATTTTTGATGGTTtagtaaaattaatttaaattgagagaagataataatatattaaggCACTCACAGGAAAAATGGAATTAATTAGCAaaccacaagagaataaaactaaaataataaagtttaattgaagagatttttgatggtttagtaaaattaatttaaattgaaagaagataacaatatattaaggcaCAAAGGTTTATGGATCTATACACAACACATCTATTGGTGGTCTTAACagtatttattttatagctCAACCAAAATTCATACGAAGGATGATTTTATTtggatgatttaacaataaaaactcaagaatgAATTGTTTAAGGTAGTTTCAtgaaaattgattgattttaggcaaaataaaactagtgaattagttctcagggaatactaagcatttaacgTACCCAGAGTctatgataaatattcaaataatTATATAGAAATAGACACTTTTCTTGATgagtaaatcaatcaaaaacaaaaaagcataagcattaaaaccaataaattatttttaagaacataccaataaaTGGTTTGGTTTCACCCCCTTGCCTTAACAAGTCTTCTAGCAAGttataacacaaataaaactctaaaaactgtatgaaaaaaaaaattacaaaaacctaaattatgttcTATGGCAGCTCCCtcctgaattttgccctaaagagcttTTAAATAGGTCAaagaatcctattacaagttgaattttcGTTTAGAGAAAATCCcaggtttttaggtttcatttAACCAATGTTTTCAGCCCATTTAACTTCAGAATTCGAACTTTTTGTAGACTATAAAGTTGTAACCCTTTAAGTTAACTTTCTAgaccaacttgaatcatctcgattggatATCTAAACTGAATGTTATGCTCCAAATACTAATTGGTACGCAAGCTGTAATCCTAATCCAAATTGGATTTAGATTCGGTACAAATTtcttttgattccttgctccaattggacttgaatttaattgggttggccttctttgacttcatcatggcccttgtaaTAGCAAAGTCCATTAcctttcttctttgcacaaatccacttatttaatttcattatcctacaaaagacaaattcacacattaaaattcatttaaacacaaa
This genomic stretch from Quercus robur chromosome 4, dhQueRobu3.1, whole genome shotgun sequence harbors:
- the LOC126721306 gene encoding uncharacterized protein LOC126721306, translating into MAAPGRTSIYQSEVMSVSNLHREILTPKAKRGRTQARPTLSLLDEDKAGTHQPHNDALVVTIQIGGYDVKRVLVDQGSGAEIMYPNLYKGLGVKPEDLDSYNSPLVGFDRKMVVLKGMVKLPIQMGSRVVEVNFIVVEAYSPYTAILARPWLHAMKAASSTLHLKVKYPSGEQFEELVGSQAVAR